Below is a genomic region from Cellulomonas sp. P24.
ACGCTCGCGTCGGCGTGCACCCGCACCTTCCCGATCAGGGACGCGTTCTCCGCGACCCACGCGGTCTCGTGCACCTCGGGCGTGCGCCCGGCAAAGGAGAGAAGGACCATGTGGCCCACGTTAGTTGGCCCGGCGCACCCTAGGCTGCTGCGAGACCCCCACCGCTGCGAACAAGGGATCAGACATGGGCACTGCAGCGCCCGAGGACGACGGGACCGCGCGCCCGCGGACCGCCATCGCCGTGCTCACCTCCGGCGGTGACGCCCAGGGCATGAACGCCGTGGTCCGCGCCGTGGTGCGAACCGCGATCGGTGCCGGGGCCGACGTCTACGCGGTCTACGAGGGCCTGCAGGGTCTGGTCGACGGCGGCGACCGGATCAAGAAGGCCGACTGGGGCTCGGTGGGCTCGATCCTGCACCGTGGCGGAACCGTGATCGGGACGGCCCGCTCGGCGGACTTCCGTCAGCGTGACGGCCGGCTGAAGGCTGCACGCAACCTCGTGCAGCACGGCATCGACCGGATCGTCGTGATCGGAGGCGACGGCTCGCTCTCGGGTGCGGACCTGTTCCGCAGCGAGTGGACCGGGCTGCTCGCCGAGCTCGCCGACCGTGGCGAGATCACGGTCGACCAGGCACAGCAGCACACGCACCTGATGATCGCCGGCGTCGTCGGCTCGATCGACAACGACATGGTCGGCACCGACATGACGGTCGGCGCCGACACGGCTCTGCACCGGATCGTCGAGGCGATCGACGCCCTCGCGAGCACCGCGGCGAGCCACCAGCGGTCGTTCGTCGTGGAGGTCATGGGCCGGCACTGCGGCTACCTCGCCCTGATGAGCGCGATCGCGGGAGGCGCCGACTACGTGCTCATCCCGGAGAACCCGCCCGCCGACGGCTGGGAGGACGAGATGTGCGCGCGGCTGCGTGCGGGGCGCGCGGCCGGTCGCCGCGACAGCATCGTCGTCGTCGCCGAGGGGGCCCGGGACAGGTCCGGGCAGCCGATCACCAGCCAGGGTGTCCGGGACCTGCTCGAGGAACGCCTCGGCGAGGACACCCGCGTCACGATCCTCGGTCACGTGCAACGCGGTGGCACACCCAGCGCGTACGACCGATGGATGCCGACGCTCGTGGGACACGCCGCGGCGATGGAGGTCGTCGACGCGGGACCGGACAGCGAGCCGCAGCTCATCGGCGTGCACAACAACCGGGTGCACCGGACCCCGCTCATGGAGGCCGTCGAGCGCACCCGGGAGATCCCCCGTCTGATCGACGCCGGCGACTACGAGGGGGCGATGGCCGCACGGGGGTCGTCGTTCACCGAGATGGTGCGGGTGTTCCAGGGCATCGCCCAGGTGGCGCCGACGGACGTGCCGCCGGGGGCGCGCATCGCGATCCTGCACGCCGGCGGGCTGGCGCCGGGCATGAACACCGCGGTGCGCGCCGCGGTGCGGTTCGGTCTGTCCCGCGGGCACACGATGCTCGGCGTCCGTGGCAGCTTCCAGGGCCTGATCGACGGTCACGTCAGCGAGCTGACCTGGGGTGACGTCGAGGGTTGGGTCGGCGTCGGTGGTGCGGAGCTCGGCACGAGCCGCGCGGTGCCGAGCGTCGAGCAGTACTACGCCGTGAGCCGTGCGCTCGAGAACCACGGCATCGAGGCGCTCCTGGTGATCGGCGGGCACAGTGCCTACGAGGCCACCTACCGGATGCTCCAGGAACGGGACCGCTACCCCGGGTTCCAGGTGCCCGTCATCTGCCTGCCCACCACGATCGACAACAACCTGCCCGGGTCGGAGATGACCATCGGCACCGACACGGCGCTCGGCGAGATCGTCAGCGCGGTCGACCGGTTGAAGCAGTCCGCGATGGCGTCGCGCCGGTGCTTCGTGGTCGAGGTGATGGGGCGCTACTGCGGCTACCTCGCCTTCATGGGCGCGCTGTCCGTGGGCGCCGAGCGCGTCTACCTGCACGAGAACGGCGTGCGCCTGGCCGACCTCACGGCCGACGTCGCCGAGATGGTCGAGAGCTTCGCCGCGGGCCGACGGTTCCACCTGGCGATCCGCAACGAGGCCGCGAGCGTCGGGTACACGACGGACTTCCTGTGCCAGCTGTTCGCGGAGGAGTCGGGTGGTGCGTTCGACGTGCGCCCGATGGTCCTGGGGCACCTGCAGCAGGGCGGCAACCCGTCGCCGTACGACCGCGTCCATGCGACCCGGCTCGCCGCCTACTGCGTGGACTGGCTCTCGGGCCAGATCGTGGCCGGCAAGCGCGAGTGGGGCTTCGTCGCGCTGACGGATGGCGCCCTGTCCACGGTGCCGCTCAAGACCATGCCCGACCTCGTCGACATGCAGTTCCGCCGGCCCATCGACCCGTGGTGGCTCGAGCTCCAGCCGATCATGGGTGCCCTCGCGACGGAACCGGCGGAGGACGGGCGCTGAGCCTCGGGCGAGGCGCCAACACCACCCACGAGCGGTACCGCGGAGGACCGCGAAGTCGTTGACATCCTGCGTGTTCGCGCCCATGGTGCACGGGGGGGGTGAACGCGTGGCATCGATCCGCTGGACCTGGGGCTCGGAGACCTACGTCGCCGTCGTCGCCGCGTGTGCCACGCTGGGGCTCACCGGGCTCACCGGGCACACGGCGTGGCCGGTGCTGCTCGCCGCCGCGATCTCCCTCCCGGCAAGCGTCGTGACGCTCCCCGGCTACTACGTGGTGTACGCCCTGCTCGGGCTGGTCCCTGGAGCCAACCCGTCGAGCAGCTCGGGATCCGGGTCCGCCGACGCCGGTGGGCACCTGACCTCCGCCTTCCTGACCGGCACCCAGGCGACCTGGTTCACGCTCACCACCGCTGCTCTCGGGGTCCTCCTGCTGACCGCCGGGGCGGTCGTCAACGTCGTGCTCGTGCGGGTGCTGGTCGCTCGGCGGCGCGGCCGCGACGACGGCGCGCCTCGCTGAGCGGTCCGCGCTCAGCGGATCCACGGCGGATGGCGTCCGCACGTCACCGGGCCAGCAGTCCCAGGTCGGGTCGCGCACCGGCGGTAGCCTGACCAGGCGGAAGACTCGGCCGTCGGTGAGCGTCGCCGCCCGGGCGCTGGCAGCAGGCGGGCCCGACGGAAGGCACGTGCCGGGTCTCGACCGTCAGGAACGGGAGTGGAGACGATGGACGAGGCGCGCACGCCCACCCGCGGCGAGAGCCCGCGGCCGCGGACGTCGACGGGCGAGCGCAAGCGCGAGCAGATCCTCGATGCGTCCGTCCGGGTCTTCGGGACCGGTGGCGCGGCCGCGGTGACCCACCGCGCGGTCGCGAAGGTCGCCCAGGTGCCGCTCGGCTCGACGACGTACTACTTCACCGACCGCGACGACCTCCTGCTGCAGACGATGGCTCACGCCCGCGCCGCCGAGGCGATCCGCCTCACGTCGATCGTCGACGCGCTCGACGAGACGCTCACGGTCGACCGTGCGGTCGTCGTGCTGACGGAGATGTTCTTCGACAAGACGGTCGCGGACCCGCTGTACGACCTCGCGCTGTTCGAGATGTTCATGGAGGCGACGCGGAACGTGACGGTGCGCGAGGAGGCGCGCGAGTGGTCACGGATGATCGGCGTCCTCGTCGATCGTGTGCTGCCGCCGAGCGACCCCGCGCTGCCCCGCGAGGCCGTCGTGCAGATCGTGGCGTGCCTGGTCGACGGGTTGATGCTCGAGGCGGTGTCGAACGGCGAGCTGACCGTGGCCGACCTCTCCGAGCGGCTGGCCCTCGTCGTCCGACGCCTGTGCCCCTCGGCCTAGGCGCCCCGCCGGGCCGCACGGCCACACGCTCGGGACTCTCAGCCCGCTCAGCCCGTACGGCCGCGACCTCAGGGCGCCGCGCCAGCCCGGCCGTACCCCAGGGAGCCCTTTCCCGACCCGCCGATCTCAGGCGGATCTCACCGGCGGGACATTGGTCCCTGGGCGCCTCCGTCGCGACATGTACGTTTGTACAGCATCGAAGGTTGTACGTTTGTACACATCGAGATGCGGCGCCGACCGGCAACGCTCGGCACCGCGATCCCGGCTCCTGTACGGCGCACGACGTCCGAGCACCCCGTCCCGCGGTACGCGACGCAAAGGAGCAGCAATGACCGTGCAGACCGACAGGCCCCCGACCGGCGAGCGAGCCACGGGCCGCCCGACGTTCCGGATGTTCGACATGGTGCTCTTCTCCGTGGCGGCGATGCTGCTGCTCTCGCAGCTCACCGTGACCGCCGCCGTCGGGCCCACCGCGATCTTCTGGACCGTGGCGATCATCATCGTGTTCTTCGTGCCGTACGGGCTCGTGACGAGCGAGCTCGGATCGGCCTACCCCGACGCGGGCGGCATCTACGCCTGGGTGGTCCGCGCCTTCGGGAACCGCTGGGGCAGCCGCGTCTCCTGGTGGTACTGGCTCAACGTGGGACTCTGGGTCCCGAGCGTGTACCTGATGTTCTCCGGCGCGATCTCGTCGATGTTCTTCGGCGGCAACCTGAACTTCTGGGTCCAGGTCACCATCACCGTCACGCTGATCTGGATCAACTTCTGGGTCAACATCCGCAGCCTCAAGACCGGGACCTGGGTGTCCAACGTCGGCGCCGGCATCACGATCGCCGTCATCGTCGCCCTCGCCGTCGCAGGCGGCATCTACGCCTCGGCGCACGGCTCCGCGACCTCGTGGACGACGAGCAGCATCATCCCGACCGACGCCCTCCCGGCGTTCGTCGCGGCCCTGCCGATCATCATCTACAACTTCCTCGGCTTCGAGCTGATGTCCTCCGCGTCGACGCAGATGGAGAACCCCAAGCGCGACGTCCCCCGGACGATCGCCATCGCGGGCGCCCTCATCGGCGGCTTCTACCTGATCGCGACGGTCGGCATGCAGCTGATCTTCCCGGCCGACAAGATCTCCCAGACCACCGGGCTCGTCGACGCGCTGCGCCACGGCTTCGGCGACTCCGGGATCGCGAGCACGGTCGTCACGATCCTCGGCATCGGTGCGTTGTTCTGCTTCTTCGCGAGCCTCGTGCCGTGGACCATCGGCGCGAACCTCGCTGCCGCCGAGGCCGCCCAGCAGGGCGACCTGCCGCCCATCTTCGGGAAGACCCACGCGACGCGTGGCACCCCCGTCGGCGCGGCGCTGCTCTGCTCGATCGTCGGGACGGTCTTCACCGTCGGCTACGCCGGCCTGTTCTCGCTGACCGGTGGCGCGATCGACGACGTCTTCTGGAACCTGTTCGCGTTCTCGTCGGTGATCTTCCTGCTCCCCTACATTGTGATGATGCTGGCGTTCGGCAAGCTCCGCCGCCTCGACCCGAACCGGCCGCGGCCGTACCGGGTCCCGGGCGGCGCCGTCCTGACCTGGCTCATCACGTGGGTGCCGACCATCCTCCTCGCGGCCGCGGCGGTGTTCTTCGTCTGGAACCCGTACGACTTCTCCTTCGCGGTGACCGGCTCGATCCTCATCGGCCTGGCCGTGACGGTCGGGTTCCAGGAGTACTTCTGCCTCAAGTCGCCCGAGTGGACGCGCCTGCGTGCCCTCGAGCGCGGCGAGGACCCTGACACCGTGCGCCAGTTCGCTGACGTCGCCGTAGCGTCCCTGGAAGGTTGACCCTCATGTCTCGCACCCTCGACTCCACCCCCGCGGCCGACGGCTACCGGATGCCGGCCGAGTGGGCCCACCACACCGGCTGCTGGCTGGTCTGGCCCGAGCGGCCCGACAACTGGCGGCTCGGTGCCAAGCCCGCGCAGGCCGTGTTCGCCCAGGTCGCGGAGGCCATCGCCGAGACCGAGGCGGTGACGGTCGCCGTCTCCGCCCGGCAGTACGACAACGCGCGCAGCTCGCTCTCCGACCGTGTCCGCGTCGTCGAGATGTCCAACGACGACGCCTGGATGCGGGACATCGGCCCGACCTTCGTCGTCAACGACGCGGGCGACGTCCGCGGGGTCGACTGGGACTTCAACGCCTGGGGCGGCCTCGTCGACGGGCTCTACTTCCCGTGGGCGGCCGACGACGCGGTCGCACGGAAGGTCCTCGAGATCGAGGGGATCGACCGGTACAAGGCGCCC
It encodes:
- a CDS encoding TetR/AcrR family transcriptional regulator, whose translation is MDEARTPTRGESPRPRTSTGERKREQILDASVRVFGTGGAAAVTHRAVAKVAQVPLGSTTYYFTDRDDLLLQTMAHARAAEAIRLTSIVDALDETLTVDRAVVVLTEMFFDKTVADPLYDLALFEMFMEATRNVTVREEAREWSRMIGVLVDRVLPPSDPALPREAVVQIVACLVDGLMLEAVSNGELTVADLSERLALVVRRLCPSA
- a CDS encoding 6-phosphofructokinase is translated as MGTAAPEDDGTARPRTAIAVLTSGGDAQGMNAVVRAVVRTAIGAGADVYAVYEGLQGLVDGGDRIKKADWGSVGSILHRGGTVIGTARSADFRQRDGRLKAARNLVQHGIDRIVVIGGDGSLSGADLFRSEWTGLLAELADRGEITVDQAQQHTHLMIAGVVGSIDNDMVGTDMTVGADTALHRIVEAIDALASTAASHQRSFVVEVMGRHCGYLALMSAIAGGADYVLIPENPPADGWEDEMCARLRAGRAAGRRDSIVVVAEGARDRSGQPITSQGVRDLLEERLGEDTRVTILGHVQRGGTPSAYDRWMPTLVGHAAAMEVVDAGPDSEPQLIGVHNNRVHRTPLMEAVERTREIPRLIDAGDYEGAMAARGSSFTEMVRVFQGIAQVAPTDVPPGARIAILHAGGLAPGMNTAVRAAVRFGLSRGHTMLGVRGSFQGLIDGHVSELTWGDVEGWVGVGGAELGTSRAVPSVEQYYAVSRALENHGIEALLVIGGHSAYEATYRMLQERDRYPGFQVPVICLPTTIDNNLPGSEMTIGTDTALGEIVSAVDRLKQSAMASRRCFVVEVMGRYCGYLAFMGALSVGAERVYLHENGVRLADLTADVAEMVESFAAGRRFHLAIRNEAASVGYTTDFLCQLFAEESGGAFDVRPMVLGHLQQGGNPSPYDRVHATRLAAYCVDWLSGQIVAGKREWGFVALTDGALSTVPLKTMPDLVDMQFRRPIDPWWLELQPIMGALATEPAEDGR
- a CDS encoding APC family permease gives rise to the protein MTVQTDRPPTGERATGRPTFRMFDMVLFSVAAMLLLSQLTVTAAVGPTAIFWTVAIIIVFFVPYGLVTSELGSAYPDAGGIYAWVVRAFGNRWGSRVSWWYWLNVGLWVPSVYLMFSGAISSMFFGGNLNFWVQVTITVTLIWINFWVNIRSLKTGTWVSNVGAGITIAVIVALAVAGGIYASAHGSATSWTTSSIIPTDALPAFVAALPIIIYNFLGFELMSSASTQMENPKRDVPRTIAIAGALIGGFYLIATVGMQLIFPADKISQTTGLVDALRHGFGDSGIASTVVTILGIGALFCFFASLVPWTIGANLAAAEAAQQGDLPPIFGKTHATRGTPVGAALLCSIVGTVFTVGYAGLFSLTGGAIDDVFWNLFAFSSVIFLLPYIVMMLAFGKLRRLDPNRPRPYRVPGGAVLTWLITWVPTILLAAAAVFFVWNPYDFSFAVTGSILIGLAVTVGFQEYFCLKSPEWTRLRALERGEDPDTVRQFADVAVASLEG